From the genome of Treponema primitia ZAS-1:
ATTTAATCGGCTAAGTATCATTTCATAAGTATTAAAATCTATTTGACTCGATTCGTTCAAATAAATGCTTGAATATTCATTCCCCAGGATTTTTTCCGTCCGTTCTTTTGAGTCAAAACCTCCTATCCAGATTTTAGAACCGTTAGGAAAATCATAAAACCAGTCTGATTTATTTAAGAATGAATTGTAATTAAGCCCTTCAATTTCCGCTAACTTTGGGAAGGTCTGGAAACAGATACTTTGTTTGCAATGTGAAAACCGAAAACGGCCTATTAGATGATCCGTCCCCGGAAATTTAAGCGCCCTTAAA
Proteins encoded in this window:
- a CDS encoding phage terminase large subunit, translating into MFQKTEKQKELYRLFKKNRTVLAEGGGRSGKTTAIVRYIVLRALKFPGTDHLIGRFRFSHCKQSICFQTFPKLAEIEGLNYNSFLNKSDWFYDFPNGSKIWIGGFDSKERTEKILGNEYSSIYLNESSQIDFNTYEMILSRLN